The genomic window GGTTCGCGACTGGCTGGAACAGCAGAGCGATCTGGATCCGCTGGTGGCGGAGGCCCTGCTCACAGAGGAAACCCGCCCGCGCACTTTGCCGGTAGGCCAAGGGTTGCTGATAGCCTTGCGCGGGGTCAACCTGAACCCGCAGTCCCAGCCGGAGGATATGGTTTCCGTCCGCCTCTGGGTTGAAGAGCATCGCATTATCAGTACCCGCAAGCGCCGTTTACTGTCCGTGGGGGATTTGCTGGAGTCGCTGGAAGCGGGCCGCGGTCCTCGTGGCGCGGCCGAGTTGCTGGTGTCCCTGACGGATCTGCTTGTCTGGCGGATGAGCGATACGGTCGAGGGGTTCGAGAGCTCCATTGATGAGCTGGAAGACCGTCTCCTTGAGCCTGGCAGCGGCAGCCTGCGGTCGGAACTCGCACAGCTGCGCAAGCAGACCATTACCCTGCGCCGTTACCTGGCACCAGAGCGGGAAGCGCTCTCGCGGTTGCTGGTGGAAAAGGTCGATTGGTTCGACGAGAGCAGCCGTATCCGCTTGCGTGAAGTCAGTGATCGCTTACAACGGCATATCGAGGATATCGATGCGGTGCGGGAACGGGCGGCTGTGACTCAGGAGGAGCTGCTGAGCCGCAACTCCGAGCAGCTCAACAGCCGGATGTATGTACTGTCGGTGGTTGCCGCCATCTTTCTGCCGCTTGGGTTTCTCACCGGGCTTCTGGGAGTCAATGTCGGTGGGATACCGGGGGCGGACAACCCCGGTGCTTTCCTGATTTTCAGTGGCCTGTTGCTGGTCGCTGTTGTGCTACAGGTGCTGGTCTTCCGCTGGCGAAAATGGCTTTGAGCCACCCCTGAAAACTCCAGTCG from Microbulbifer aggregans includes these protein-coding regions:
- the zntB gene encoding zinc transporter ZntB; this translates as MQAQGEAVQSTEFGLIHAYLLDRHGGGRYLDWSEVQHWQPSQGVLWLHFDYSREPVRDWLEQQSDLDPLVAEALLTEETRPRTLPVGQGLLIALRGVNLNPQSQPEDMVSVRLWVEEHRIISTRKRRLLSVGDLLESLEAGRGPRGAAELLVSLTDLLVWRMSDTVEGFESSIDELEDRLLEPGSGSLRSELAQLRKQTITLRRYLAPEREALSRLLVEKVDWFDESSRIRLREVSDRLQRHIEDIDAVRERAAVTQEELLSRNSEQLNSRMYVLSVVAAIFLPLGFLTGLLGVNVGGIPGADNPGAFLIFSGLLLVAVVLQVLVFRWRKWL